A DNA window from Engystomops pustulosus chromosome 6, aEngPut4.maternal, whole genome shotgun sequence contains the following coding sequences:
- the LOC140065183 gene encoding serine/threonine-protein kinase SBK1-like has product MSVSSLLSRGAVDILEELQILTAKTMEKVEINKQYEVIRELGKGTYGRVDLVIHKARGTKMALKFLRKKTTKQKSFLQEYCISRYLSSCPYIIGMYDIAFETDEYYVFAQEYAVAGDLFDIIPPQVGLSEHITKRCIYQVALALDYLHSRKLVHRDIKPENILIFDKECRKIKLSDFGMTRIAGTTEKRVSGTIPYTAPELCETSKHSGFLVEYSIDVWAFGVLLFCMMTGNFPWEKALHSDSFYYEFYQWQKYKNANVPSQWRRFTSHALKMFSKLLSIEPEKRCAIKDILWYFGKTWMITKEESHPNDVKTNGDVFVHIKPQGLPYLNGNTFESNKSDTSPSLSFSSCSSYEDVPKESNANTILVSAPIEICV; this is encoded by the exons ATGAGCGTCTCATCACTACTGTCCCGAGGAGCAGTGGATATTCTGGAGGAGCTACAGATATTGACAGCAAAGACAATGGAGAAAGTGGAAATCAATAAACAATATGAGGTCATCAGGGAGCTTGGGAAGGGGACATACGGAAGAGTCGACCTGGTGATCCATAAGGCCAGAG GTACAAAGATGGCCCTAAAATTTTTGAGAAAGAAAACAACGAAACAGAAGAGCTTTCTGCAGGAATACTGCATTTCACGATACTTGTCGTCCTGTCCCTATATTATTGGCATGTACGACATTGCATTTGAGACGGATGAATACTATGTGTTTGCACAAGAATACGCCGTCGCTGGGGACCTTTTTGACATCATCCCTCCACAG GTTGGTCTTTCCGAGCATATCACCAAACGCTGCATTTACCAAGTAGCACTAGCCCTGGATTATCTCCACAGCAGAAAGCTTGTCCACCGCGATATAAAACCAGAAAATATTCTTATTTTTGACAAGGAATGCCGAAAAATTAAACTATCAGATTTCGGCATGACCAGGATTGCCGGAACCACAGAGAAACGTGTGAGTGGAACCATCCCTTACACGGCCCCAGAACTCTGTGAAACTTCTAAGCACAGTGGCTTTTTGGTGGAATATAGCATCGATGTCTGGGCGTTTGGCGTTCTTCTGTTCTGCATGATGACTGGGAACTTTCCGTGGGAGAAAGCTTTACATTCAGACTCCTTTTACTATGAATTTTATCAGTGGCAAAAATACAAGAATGCCAATGTGCCGTCACAATGGCGAAGGTTCACCTCTCACGCGCTTAAAATGTTCAGCAAATTGCTTTCCATTGAGCCAGAGAAGAGATGTGCTATTAAGGATATCCTCTGGTATTTTGGGAAGACGTGGATGATCACTAAGGAAGAATCTCATCCTAACGATGTAAAAACCAATGGCGACGTCTTCGTCCACATCAAACCGCAAGGTCTTCCGTATCTCAATGGCAACACTTTCGAGAGCAATAAAAGTGACACCAGCCCCAGTCTATCCTTTTCCTCGTGCAGCAGCTACGAGGATGTCCCTAAGGAAAGCAACGCCAATACCATCTTAGTGTCTGCGCCCATTGAGATCTGTGTATGA